In one Podarcis muralis chromosome 7, rPodMur119.hap1.1, whole genome shotgun sequence genomic region, the following are encoded:
- the FOSB gene encoding protein FosB isoform X2, with protein sequence MYQGFPGDYDSTSRCSSSPSAESQYLSSVDSFGSPTAAAAASSQECSGLGEMPGSFVPTVTAISTSQDLQWLVQPTLISSMAQSQQPPGQQMPQQQQQQQPPTVDPYDLPGTSYSTPGLSAAYGAGPSGLPAAQPRSTRARPRRTREETLTPEEEEKRRVRRERNKLAAAKCRNRRRELTDRLQAETDQLEEEKAELESEIAELQKERERLEFVLVAHKPSCKIPYEDVPELIGQPGTSGEVSALALAVKEDPFGPTAYSSLPLHYQQTLGGVQALSPAEREPAAEPHTSGTAAATSPRTP encoded by the exons ATGTATCAGGGCTTCCCCGGAGACTACGACTCCACCTCCCGGTGCAGCTCGTCCCCTTCGGCCGAGTCCCAGTACCTCTCCTCGGTGGATTCTTTCGGGAGCCCCAcggccgccgctgccgcctcctCGCAG gagTGCAGTGGCCTTGGGGAAATGCCCGGATCCTTTGTGCCAACAGTGACTGCCATATCGACTAGCCAAGACTTGCAGTGGTTGGTGCAGCCCACCTTGATTTCATCCATGGCCCAGTCTCAGCAGCCTCCAGGCCAGCAAATGcctcaacaacagcagcagcagcagccacccacTGTGGACCCCTACGACCTGCCGGGGACCAGCTACTCCACCCCAGGACTGAGCGCTGCCTACGGAGCCGGCCCCTCGGGGCTGCCTGCCGCCCAGCCACGCTCCACCAGGGCCCGGCCCCGAAGGACTCGGGAGGAAACG CTGACACccgaagaggaagaaaaacgcCGTGTCCGGAGGGAGAGGAACAAGCTTGCAGCGGCCAAGTGCAGGAATCGCCGCCGTGAACTGACGGACCGACTTCAAGCG GAGACCgaccagctggaggaggagaaggctgagCTGGAGTCGGAGATCGCGGAGCTTCAGAAGGAGCGCGAACGGCTGGAGTTTGTCCTGGTGGCTCACAAGCCCAGCTGCAAGATCCCTTACGAGGACGTGCCAGAACTGATCGGGCAGCCGGGCACCTCGGGCGAGGTGAGCGCTTTAGCCCTGGCGGTCAAGGAGGACCCCTTTGGCCCCACGGCCTACTCGTCGCTGCCCCTCCACTACCAGCAGACCCTTGGCGGAGTGCAGGCCTTGTCCCCCGCGGAG AGGGAGCCAGCTGCGGAGCCACACACCAGCGGAACAGCAGCAGCGACCAGTCCTCGGACTCCCTGA
- the FOSB gene encoding protein FosB isoform X1: MYQGFPGDYDSTSRCSSSPSAESQYLSSVDSFGSPTAAAAASSQECSGLGEMPGSFVPTVTAISTSQDLQWLVQPTLISSMAQSQQPPGQQMPQQQQQQQPPTVDPYDLPGTSYSTPGLSAAYGAGPSGLPAAQPRSTRARPRRTREETLTPEEEEKRRVRRERNKLAAAKCRNRRRELTDRLQAETDQLEEEKAELESEIAELQKERERLEFVLVAHKPSCKIPYEDVPELIGQPGTSGEVSALALAVKEDPFGPTAYSSLPLHYQQTLGGVQALSPAEVAFSSSYFSHGEQLTDPYPANPSYTSSFVFTYPEGASCGATHQRNSSSDQSSDSLNSPSLLAL; encoded by the exons ATGTATCAGGGCTTCCCCGGAGACTACGACTCCACCTCCCGGTGCAGCTCGTCCCCTTCGGCCGAGTCCCAGTACCTCTCCTCGGTGGATTCTTTCGGGAGCCCCAcggccgccgctgccgcctcctCGCAG gagTGCAGTGGCCTTGGGGAAATGCCCGGATCCTTTGTGCCAACAGTGACTGCCATATCGACTAGCCAAGACTTGCAGTGGTTGGTGCAGCCCACCTTGATTTCATCCATGGCCCAGTCTCAGCAGCCTCCAGGCCAGCAAATGcctcaacaacagcagcagcagcagccacccacTGTGGACCCCTACGACCTGCCGGGGACCAGCTACTCCACCCCAGGACTGAGCGCTGCCTACGGAGCCGGCCCCTCGGGGCTGCCTGCCGCCCAGCCACGCTCCACCAGGGCCCGGCCCCGAAGGACTCGGGAGGAAACG CTGACACccgaagaggaagaaaaacgcCGTGTCCGGAGGGAGAGGAACAAGCTTGCAGCGGCCAAGTGCAGGAATCGCCGCCGTGAACTGACGGACCGACTTCAAGCG GAGACCgaccagctggaggaggagaaggctgagCTGGAGTCGGAGATCGCGGAGCTTCAGAAGGAGCGCGAACGGCTGGAGTTTGTCCTGGTGGCTCACAAGCCCAGCTGCAAGATCCCTTACGAGGACGTGCCAGAACTGATCGGGCAGCCGGGCACCTCGGGCGAGGTGAGCGCTTTAGCCCTGGCGGTCAAGGAGGACCCCTTTGGCCCCACGGCCTACTCGTCGCTGCCCCTCCACTACCAGCAGACCCTTGGCGGAGTGCAGGCCTTGTCCCCCGCGGAGGTAGCGTTTTCTAGTTCTTACTTTTCACATGGTGAACAGCTGACCGACCCGTACCCGGCTAACCCTTCCTATACGTCTTCGTTTGTCTTCACCTACCCAGAGGGAGCCAGCTGCGGAGCCACACACCAGCGGAACAGCAGCAGCGACCAGTCCTCGGACTCCCTGAACTCTCCCTCACTCCTTGCGTTGTGA